One segment of Arvicanthis niloticus isolate mArvNil1 chromosome 5, mArvNil1.pat.X, whole genome shotgun sequence DNA contains the following:
- the Tal2 gene encoding T-cell acute lymphocytic leukemia protein 2 isoform X2 has protein sequence MTRKIFTNTRERWRQQSVNSAFAKLRKLIPTHPPDKKLSKNETLRLAMRYINFLVKVLGEQSLQQTGVTAQGNILGLFPQNPHLPDVDGRILLNDYQVSSPGPSHGAP, from the coding sequence ATGACCAGAAAGATCTTCACAAATACCAGGGAGCGGTGGAGGCAGCAGAGTGTCAACAGTGCCTTTGCCAAGCTGAGGAAACTCATCCCCACTCACCCTCCAGATAAGAAGTTGAGCAAAAATGAGACACTTCGCTTGGCAATGAGGTACATCAACTTCTTGGTCAAGGTCTTGGGTGAGCAAAGCCTGCAGCAAACAGGAGTCACTGCTCAGGGAAACATTCTGGGGCTTTTCCCCCAAAACCCCCACCTGCCAGATGTGGATGGCAGAATTCTACTGAATGACTACCAAGTTTCTTCCCCTGGCCCAAGCCATGGGGCTCCCTAG